From Daucus carota subsp. sativus chromosome 6, DH1 v3.0, whole genome shotgun sequence, the proteins below share one genomic window:
- the LOC108224248 gene encoding mitogen-activated protein kinase homolog NTF3 has product MATPVEPPNGVRTLGKHYYSMWQTLFEIDTKYVPVKPIGRGAYGIVCSSINRETNEKVAIKKIHNAFDNRIDALRTLRELKLLRHLRHDNVIGLKDVMMPVQRRSFKDVYLVYELMDTDLHQIVKSSQALTNDHCQYFLFQLLRGLKYLHSANILHRDLKPGNLLINANCDLKICDFGLARTSSGKDQFMTEYVVTRWYRAPELLLCCDNYGTSIDVWSVGCIFAELLGRKPIFPGTECLNQLKLIINILGSQREEDIQFIDNPKARKFIKSLPYSLGTPFSRLYPNAHPMAIDLLQKMLVFDPSKRISVTEALQHPYMSPLYDPNSDPPAQVPINLDIDEDLGEDMIREMMWFEMLQYHPQTAEAISGVTS; this is encoded by the exons ATGGCAACTCCTGTGGAGCCTCCAAATGGGGTTAGAACCTTAGGGAAACATTATTATAGTATGTGGCAGACTTTGTTTGAGATCGATACTAAATATGTTCCGGTTAAGCCTATTGGACGTGGGGCGTATGGCATTGTTTGTTCTTCGATTAATAGAGAAACTAATGAGAAGGTAGCAATTAAGAAGATTCATAATGCATTTGATAATCGGATTGATGCTTTGAGGACGTTACGAGAACTGAAGCTGCTTCGGCATCTTAGACATGATAATGTGATTGGCTTGAAGGATGTTATGATGCCTGTTCAGAGAAGAAGTTTTAAGGATGTTTACTTGGTTTATGAACTTATGGACACCGATTTGCATCAGATTGTCAAGTCTTCTCAAGCACTTACAAATGATcattgccaatacttcctcttTCAG CTGCTTCGAGGACTCAAGTATTTACACTCAGCAAATATTCTTCACCGTGATCTAAAGCCTGGTAACCTACTTATCAATGCAAACTGTGACCTCAAAATCTGTGACTTTGGTCTTGCTCGCACGAGTAGTGGTAAGGACCAATTCATGACCGAGTATGTGGTCACTCGTTGGTACAGAGCCCCTGAGCTACTTCTTTGTTGTGACAATTATGGGACATCCATCGATGTGTGGTCTGTTGGCTGTATTTTTGCTGAGCTTCTTGGGCGGAAACCAATATTCCCTGGAACAGAGTGCCTTAACCAGCTTAAACTCATAATCAATATTCTGGGCAGCCAGAGAGAAGAAGATATTCAATTCATTGATAATCCAAAGGCGAGAAAGTTTATCAAATCACTTCCATATTCTCTTGGCACACCATTTTCTCGCCTTTACCCTAATGCCCATCCTATGGCAATAGATCTGCTGCAGAAGATGCTTGTCTTTGACCCTTCGAAGAGAATTAGTGTTACTGAAGCACTCCAGCATCCTTACATGTCTCCTCTATATGATCCCAACTCTGATCCTCCAGCACAAGTCCCAATCAATCTTGATATAGATGAGGATTTAGGAGAAGATATGATACGGGAAATGATGTGGTTCGAAATGCTTCAGTACCATCCTCAAACTGCTGAAGCTATTAGCGGGGTAACCTCATGA